Proteins from one Amycolatopsis benzoatilytica AK 16/65 genomic window:
- a CDS encoding VOC family protein: MIRRLLAQCTVSDLERAEQWYASLFGRGPDARPMPGLLEWHLGKDFGLQVWSEPDRAGRSTVVLDDTDLDTVAARAGEIGIAHDGPQPGGGARVLLLADPDGNRVVYSGP; encoded by the coding sequence GTGATCCGCCGTTTGCTCGCCCAGTGCACCGTCTCCGATCTCGAGCGCGCCGAGCAGTGGTACGCGAGCCTGTTCGGCCGGGGCCCGGACGCCCGCCCGATGCCCGGCCTCCTCGAATGGCACCTCGGCAAGGATTTCGGCTTGCAGGTCTGGAGCGAACCGGACCGGGCGGGCCGCTCGACCGTCGTCCTGGACGACACCGACCTCGACACCGTCGCCGCACGCGCCGGCGAAATCGGCATCGCCCACGACGGACCGCAACCCGGCGGCGGGGCCCGGGTTCTGCTGCTCGCCGATCCGGACGGCAACCGGGTGGTCTACAGCGGACCGTGA
- a CDS encoding alpha/beta fold hydrolase, whose amino-acid sequence MPRVQLSAGPIDYADTGGSGPVLVFGHGFPMSGTQWRKVVPLLDGYRCLLPTLPLGAHHSPMHPDADLTQFGVARLLGEFLAALDLRDATVVLNDWGGGQFLIADGMAPAEHVERVGRLALVACEAFDNFPPKPARPVVRLLRLPGGPWLLTQASRTAFYRHARAAYGGMCESRIPDEVLDGWFRPALRDKGIRRDLVKFATGTPPARELLRWAERLRSFERPVLVVWAGQDRMMPAGHGRRLADLFPDGRLVEIPDSGTLIPEDQPERLAEELTAFLASTGATPAHRI is encoded by the coding sequence ATGCCGCGCGTGCAGCTGTCCGCCGGGCCGATCGACTACGCCGACACCGGCGGTTCCGGTCCGGTTCTGGTGTTCGGGCACGGCTTTCCGATGTCGGGCACGCAATGGCGCAAAGTAGTCCCGTTGCTCGATGGGTACCGATGCCTCCTGCCGACGCTGCCGCTCGGCGCGCACCACAGCCCCATGCACCCCGATGCCGACCTCACGCAGTTCGGCGTCGCCCGGTTGCTCGGCGAGTTCCTGGCCGCGCTCGATCTGCGAGACGCCACCGTCGTGCTCAACGACTGGGGCGGCGGGCAATTCCTGATCGCCGACGGGATGGCGCCAGCCGAACATGTCGAGCGAGTGGGCCGGCTGGCACTCGTCGCATGCGAAGCCTTCGACAACTTCCCGCCGAAACCCGCGCGTCCCGTCGTCCGCCTGCTGCGGCTCCCCGGCGGACCATGGCTGCTCACACAAGCCAGCCGGACCGCCTTCTATCGGCACGCGCGCGCCGCATACGGCGGCATGTGCGAATCCCGGATCCCGGACGAGGTCCTCGACGGCTGGTTCCGTCCGGCCTTGCGGGACAAGGGAATCCGCCGAGACCTGGTCAAGTTCGCCACCGGCACCCCACCGGCGCGGGAACTGCTCCGCTGGGCCGAACGGCTGCGTTCGTTCGAACGACCGGTACTGGTCGTCTGGGCCGGGCAAGACCGGATGATGCCCGCCGGCCACGGACGACGGCTCGCCGACCTGTTCCCGGACGGCCGGCTGGTCGAGATTCCGGACAGCGGCACGCTGATCCCGGAGGACCAGCCGGAGCGCCTCGCCGAGGAACTGACCGCGTTCCTCGCGAGCACCGGAGCCACTCCCGCCCACCGGATCTGA
- a CDS encoding TetR/AcrR family transcriptional regulator produces the protein MADQRPLGLRERKKLNTRKALSDAAVALMYERGPDTVVREDIAERAGVSLRTFSNYFATKYDAVAYRHGHRIRLSADLLRARPADEPLWTALAEALAEPLRTDAAPYGQPPSAQPSTVRAWNATAEMRTALARVDTSALVAALTERIGATPGDLYPQLIANVAISAMNTVLDRFLDDSLEKPVPATLREVFDAIAQGLPAGRDSAAGDPAAR, from the coding sequence ATGGCTGACCAACGCCCGCTCGGCTTGCGCGAACGCAAGAAGCTCAACACGCGCAAGGCGCTGAGCGACGCCGCGGTCGCGCTGATGTACGAGCGCGGCCCGGACACCGTCGTCCGCGAAGACATCGCGGAGCGCGCCGGGGTATCGCTGCGCACCTTCAGCAACTACTTCGCGACGAAATACGACGCAGTCGCCTACCGGCACGGTCACCGGATCCGGCTGAGCGCCGACCTTCTCCGCGCCCGGCCGGCGGACGAGCCATTGTGGACGGCGCTCGCCGAAGCGCTGGCAGAACCGCTGCGCACGGATGCCGCGCCGTACGGGCAACCGCCGTCGGCGCAGCCCAGCACGGTGCGCGCGTGGAACGCGACCGCGGAGATGCGCACCGCGTTGGCTCGCGTGGACACCAGTGCCCTGGTAGCCGCGCTGACCGAGAGAATCGGTGCGACGCCGGGCGATCTCTACCCGCAGCTGATCGCGAACGTCGCGATCAGCGCGATGAACACGGTGCTCGACCGGTTCCTGGACGATTCGCTGGAGAAGCCGGTGCCAGCGACGCTGCGAGAGGTTTTCGACGCGATCGCACAGGGTTTGCCCGCAGGACGGGACAGCGCGGCGGGAGATCCGGCCGCGCGGTGA
- a CDS encoding class I adenylate-forming enzyme family protein, with translation MTGRDDVVARLTAAGAEFEISREPVRGRPMNVFARRHRSLTELLEASRRFGDREYLVTADSRLTFAQHYDRVTALAAALREEYGVGPGDRVALCAANCPEWIVAFWATVSLGAIAVGMNSMWAAPEISHGLALTGPKLTLVDAGRKPLVEAKTLEFGSPEYQDLLDRHRGAALTPARADEDDPAVVLFTSGTSGRPKGATHSHRNLIAAVWFHLFNDALAAGLGFPHRDRRFLLATPLFHIAALHNLAVVRLAVGDTAVLHLGKFDLARVLDLVQTEQITNWGAVPTMLSRLVEADLDGYDLSSLKTVSVSSAPSTAELKDSLRKALPGAGASLTTNYGLTESTTAATLATPADVIADPDTAGRPVPNMEVEIRDPGGRPVPEGVDGEIHLRGPQVMLGYYNDPAATAAAFTADGWFRTGDLGRFQDGALTVLSRRSDLILRGAENIYPAEVEEQLLTHPDVVECLVAGLPDADYGQAVAATVVVRPGSGVDAQALREYLGGRLARYKVPTLWFLTRDPLPRNATGKVVRRLVRWE, from the coding sequence ATGACCGGCCGGGACGACGTTGTCGCGCGGCTGACCGCCGCGGGCGCGGAATTCGAGATCAGCCGGGAACCCGTGCGCGGCCGGCCGATGAACGTCTTCGCCCGGCGGCACCGGTCGCTGACCGAGCTGCTGGAAGCGTCCCGGAGGTTTGGCGACCGGGAGTACCTGGTCACCGCGGACAGCCGGCTCACTTTCGCCCAGCATTACGACCGGGTCACCGCACTCGCCGCCGCGCTGCGGGAGGAATACGGCGTCGGGCCTGGGGACCGGGTCGCGCTGTGCGCGGCGAACTGCCCGGAGTGGATAGTCGCCTTCTGGGCGACCGTGTCGTTGGGGGCGATCGCGGTCGGCATGAACTCGATGTGGGCGGCACCGGAGATCTCGCACGGCCTGGCCTTGACCGGCCCGAAGCTGACTCTGGTCGATGCCGGCCGAAAGCCGCTGGTGGAGGCGAAGACGCTCGAATTCGGCAGCCCCGAGTACCAAGACCTGCTCGATCGCCACCGCGGCGCCGCCCTGACCCCGGCCCGGGCCGACGAGGACGATCCGGCCGTCGTCCTGTTCACCAGCGGCACCAGCGGCCGGCCGAAGGGCGCGACTCACTCGCACCGCAATCTGATCGCCGCCGTCTGGTTCCACCTGTTCAACGACGCGCTCGCGGCCGGCCTGGGTTTCCCGCACCGCGACCGCCGGTTCCTGCTCGCGACGCCGTTGTTCCACATCGCCGCGCTGCACAACCTGGCCGTGGTCCGGCTGGCCGTCGGCGATACCGCCGTGCTGCACCTGGGCAAATTCGACCTGGCGCGAGTCCTCGACCTGGTGCAGACGGAGCAAATCACGAACTGGGGCGCTGTCCCGACGATGCTGTCGCGTCTGGTCGAAGCCGATCTGGACGGCTACGACCTCAGCTCGCTCAAGACCGTGTCGGTGAGCAGCGCACCGTCGACCGCTGAGCTGAAGGACAGCCTCCGGAAGGCTCTCCCGGGCGCGGGCGCCTCGCTGACCACCAACTACGGCCTGACCGAATCGACTACCGCCGCCACTCTCGCGACCCCAGCGGACGTCATCGCCGACCCGGACACCGCTGGCCGCCCGGTGCCGAACATGGAAGTGGAGATCCGTGATCCGGGCGGCCGTCCGGTCCCGGAAGGCGTCGACGGCGAAATCCACCTGCGTGGCCCGCAAGTGATGCTCGGTTACTACAACGACCCCGCCGCGACCGCCGCCGCGTTCACCGCCGACGGCTGGTTCCGGACTGGCGACCTGGGCCGATTCCAGGACGGCGCGCTGACGGTGCTGAGCCGGCGAAGCGACCTGATCCTGCGCGGGGCGGAGAACATCTATCCCGCTGAGGTGGAGGAACAGCTGCTGACGCACCCGGACGTCGTCGAGTGTCTGGTGGCGGGCTTGCCCGACGCGGACTACGGCCAGGCAGTCGCGGCGACCGTGGTGGTACGGCCGGGTTCCGGCGTGGACGCTCAGGCGTTGCGGGAGTACCTCGGGGGCCGGTTGGCGCGGTACAAAGTGCCGACGCTGTGGTTCTTGACCCGGGACCCGTTGCCGCGCAACGCGACCGGCAAGGTGGTCCGGCGATTGGTGCGATGGGAGTAG
- a CDS encoding SDR family oxidoreductase codes for MSGILEGRVAIVTGAGRGLGREHALELARQGARVVVNDLGTSGAGEGMSGGPAGEVVGAIRELGGEAVANGADVADFAAAEALVRQAIDEFGGLDIVVNNAGFVRDRMIVTTSEQEWDAVVAVHLKGHFALMHHAGGYWRAEAKAGRTRAARIVNTSSGAGLQGSVGQGSYSAAKAGIAALTLVGAAELGRYGVTVNALAPSARTRMTEGPFADRMAAPETGFDVMHPGNVSPIVAWLASEDSAEVTGRVIEVEGGRICVENGWSHGPSRELDRRWAAEEVGPAVRELLKEAPAPEPVYGAQ; via the coding sequence GTGAGCGGGATCTTGGAAGGCCGGGTCGCGATCGTGACCGGAGCCGGCCGCGGACTGGGCCGGGAGCACGCGCTGGAACTCGCCCGCCAGGGCGCGCGGGTCGTGGTGAACGACCTCGGCACGTCGGGCGCGGGCGAAGGGATGTCCGGCGGTCCGGCCGGCGAGGTGGTCGGTGCGATCCGCGAGCTCGGCGGGGAGGCGGTGGCCAACGGCGCCGACGTCGCGGACTTCGCCGCGGCCGAAGCGCTGGTGCGGCAAGCGATCGACGAGTTCGGCGGGCTGGACATCGTGGTCAACAACGCCGGGTTCGTGCGCGACCGGATGATCGTGACCACCAGCGAACAGGAATGGGACGCGGTCGTCGCGGTCCACCTCAAGGGTCACTTCGCCTTGATGCACCACGCCGGCGGCTATTGGCGCGCGGAGGCGAAGGCGGGGCGCACCCGGGCCGCGCGGATCGTCAACACCAGTTCCGGGGCCGGTCTGCAAGGCAGCGTCGGACAGGGCAGCTACAGCGCCGCCAAGGCCGGCATCGCCGCACTGACGCTGGTCGGGGCCGCCGAACTCGGCCGCTACGGCGTCACCGTGAACGCGCTCGCCCCGTCCGCGCGCACGCGGATGACCGAAGGGCCGTTCGCGGACCGGATGGCCGCGCCGGAAACCGGGTTCGACGTCATGCACCCGGGAAACGTGTCGCCGATCGTCGCCTGGCTGGCGAGCGAGGACTCCGCGGAGGTGACCGGCCGTGTCATCGAGGTCGAAGGCGGCCGGATCTGCGTCGAAAACGGCTGGAGCCACGGTCCTTCCCGCGAACTCGACCGGCGTTGGGCCGCTGAAGAGGTCGGCCCGGCGGTCCGCGAGCTGCTGAAGGAAGCGCCCGCGCCCGAACCGGTCTACGGAGCGCAGTGA
- a CDS encoding enoyl-CoA hydratase family protein has translation MTISTQLRDNGTFVVTMNYPPVNALPVEGWFRLAETVQAAGSDPAVRVVLLRAEGRGFNAGVDIKEMQRTTGFDALVGANRGCFLAFKAIYECAVPVIAAVNGFCLGGGVGLVGNCDTIVADDEAYFGVPEVDRGALGAATHLARLVPQHLMRTLYFTSRTISAKDLVQHGSVLETVPPAKLLDAALAVAAEVAAKDPRVIRAAKAALNGIDPIDVNRSYRYEQGYTFELNLTGAADEHRDAFVGD, from the coding sequence GTGACGATTTCCACGCAGCTTCGCGACAACGGCACTTTCGTCGTCACCATGAACTACCCGCCGGTGAACGCCTTGCCGGTCGAGGGATGGTTCCGTCTCGCCGAAACGGTGCAGGCCGCCGGCTCGGACCCGGCGGTGCGAGTCGTCCTGCTCCGCGCCGAGGGCCGCGGCTTCAACGCCGGCGTCGACATCAAGGAAATGCAGCGCACCACCGGGTTCGACGCGCTGGTCGGCGCGAACCGCGGCTGTTTCCTTGCGTTCAAAGCCATTTACGAATGCGCCGTGCCGGTGATCGCCGCGGTGAACGGGTTCTGCCTGGGCGGCGGAGTCGGGCTGGTCGGCAACTGCGACACGATCGTCGCCGACGACGAGGCGTACTTCGGCGTCCCCGAGGTGGACCGCGGCGCGCTCGGCGCGGCCACCCACCTCGCCCGGCTGGTGCCGCAGCACCTGATGCGCACCCTGTACTTCACCAGCCGGACCATCTCGGCGAAAGACCTGGTCCAGCACGGTTCGGTACTGGAAACGGTGCCCCCGGCCAAGTTGCTGGACGCGGCGCTCGCGGTCGCCGCCGAGGTAGCGGCGAAGGACCCGCGGGTGATCCGGGCGGCGAAGGCCGCGCTGAACGGCATCGACCCGATCGACGTCAACCGCAGTTACCGGTACGAGCAGGGCTACACCTTCGAACTCAACCTCACCGGCGCGGCCGACGAGCACCGCGACGCGTTCGTCGGCGACTGA
- a CDS encoding NAD(P)H-dependent flavin oxidoreductase — MRTPLTELTGVAHPIVQTGMGWVAGPRLVSATANAGALGILASATMTYAELDEAIQEVKQRTDKPFGVNLRADAGDAAERADLLIKHGVAVASFALAPKKDLIARLKDHGLVVMPTVGAARHAEKVAAWGADLVMVQGGEGGGHTGSVATTLLLPSVLDAVDIPVVAAGGFFDGRGLAAALAYGAAGIGMGTRFLLTSDSAVPDAVKQTYLGFGLDGTVVTTKADGMPHRLLRTPFIEGLAREGVAGRLARTVRRTLDFKRLSGQSWPGLAAEGVRMKRGSDRSWGQTVLAANTPMLLKAGLVEGDTSAGMLAAGQVVGAIEDLPSCEELVRRVVDEAAERLRFLAAM; from the coding sequence CTGCGCACCCCGCTCACCGAACTGACCGGCGTCGCCCACCCGATCGTGCAGACCGGGATGGGCTGGGTGGCCGGCCCCCGGCTGGTGTCCGCGACCGCGAACGCCGGCGCACTCGGCATCCTCGCTTCGGCGACGATGACCTACGCCGAACTCGACGAGGCCATCCAGGAAGTCAAGCAGCGCACGGACAAACCGTTCGGCGTCAACCTGCGCGCGGACGCCGGCGACGCCGCCGAACGCGCCGATCTGCTGATCAAGCACGGGGTCGCAGTGGCGTCGTTCGCGCTGGCCCCGAAGAAGGACCTGATCGCCCGGTTGAAAGACCACGGGCTGGTGGTGATGCCGACCGTCGGCGCGGCGCGGCACGCGGAGAAGGTCGCGGCGTGGGGCGCGGATCTGGTGATGGTGCAAGGCGGAGAGGGCGGCGGGCACACCGGATCGGTCGCGACAACGCTGTTGCTGCCCTCGGTGCTGGACGCGGTGGACATACCGGTCGTCGCGGCCGGCGGGTTCTTCGACGGGCGCGGGCTGGCCGCGGCGCTCGCCTACGGCGCGGCGGGAATCGGGATGGGGACCCGGTTTCTGCTGACCAGCGACAGTGCCGTGCCGGACGCGGTCAAGCAGACTTACCTCGGGTTCGGACTGGACGGGACGGTCGTCACGACCAAAGCGGACGGGATGCCGCATCGGCTGCTGCGGACGCCGTTCATCGAAGGACTGGCGAGGGAAGGCGTCGCGGGGCGACTGGCTCGGACGGTCCGGCGGACGCTCGATTTCAAGAGGCTCAGCGGGCAGTCGTGGCCGGGCCTGGCGGCGGAGGGGGTGCGGATGAAGCGGGGCAGCGATCGGTCTTGGGGGCAGACGGTGCTGGCGGCCAATACGCCGATGCTGCTGAAGGCGGGATTGGTGGAAGGCGATACGTCGGCGGGGATGCTGGCCGCCGGCCAGGTGGTGGGGGCCATCGAAGATCTGCCCAGCTGTGAGGAATTGGTGCGGCGGGTTGTCGACGAAGCGGCGGAGCGGCTGCGGTTCTTGGCCGCGATGTAG
- a CDS encoding acetyl-CoA C-acetyltransferase: MPEAYVVDAVRTPVGRRGGALAGVHSADLGAHAINALVQRTGIDPGAVDDVVFGCCDTIGSQAGDIARTAWLVAGYPDHVPGVTVDRQCGSSQQAVHFAAQGVLSGTADLVVAGGVQNMSAIPISAAMTVGQQFGFSTPFAESPGWRARYGGQEVSQFRSARMIAENWGLSRESLEEFAFRSHQRALAAIDAGFFAREIAPVGSLSVDEGPRRDTSLEKMAGLKPLEEGSPITAAVASQISDGAGAMLIASEQAVRTHGLTPRARVHHLSVCGADPVWMLTAPIPATRRALEKARMTVEEIDLFECNEAFAPVVLAWMKELGVPHEKVNVNGGGIALGHPIGATGVRLMTTLLHELERTGGRYGLQVMCEGGGQANVTILERL, encoded by the coding sequence GTGCCTGAGGCATATGTGGTCGACGCGGTCCGCACCCCGGTCGGCCGGCGCGGCGGCGCGCTGGCCGGCGTGCATTCGGCCGACCTGGGCGCGCACGCGATCAACGCGCTCGTCCAGCGGACCGGCATCGACCCGGGGGCGGTCGACGACGTCGTGTTCGGCTGTTGCGACACCATCGGCTCGCAGGCCGGAGACATCGCGCGGACGGCGTGGCTGGTCGCCGGCTACCCCGACCACGTGCCGGGCGTGACCGTCGACCGGCAGTGCGGGTCGAGCCAGCAGGCCGTGCATTTCGCCGCGCAGGGCGTGCTGTCCGGGACCGCGGACCTGGTGGTCGCCGGGGGAGTGCAGAACATGTCCGCGATCCCGATCTCGGCCGCGATGACCGTCGGGCAGCAGTTCGGATTCAGCACGCCGTTCGCGGAATCGCCCGGCTGGCGCGCGCGGTACGGCGGTCAGGAGGTGTCGCAGTTCCGTTCGGCGCGGATGATCGCCGAGAACTGGGGCCTGTCGCGGGAATCGCTGGAGGAGTTCGCCTTCCGGAGCCACCAGCGCGCGTTGGCCGCGATCGACGCCGGGTTCTTCGCTCGCGAGATCGCCCCGGTCGGCTCGTTGTCGGTGGACGAGGGGCCCCGACGGGACACGAGCCTGGAGAAGATGGCCGGGCTGAAGCCGCTGGAGGAGGGCAGCCCGATCACCGCGGCGGTGGCGTCGCAGATCAGCGACGGCGCCGGCGCGATGCTGATCGCGTCGGAACAGGCAGTCCGCACGCACGGGCTGACGCCGAGGGCAAGGGTGCACCACCTGAGCGTGTGCGGCGCGGACCCGGTGTGGATGCTCACCGCGCCGATCCCGGCGACCCGGCGGGCGCTGGAGAAGGCCAGGATGACCGTCGAAGAGATCGACCTGTTCGAGTGCAACGAGGCGTTCGCGCCGGTGGTGCTGGCGTGGATGAAGGAACTCGGCGTGCCGCACGAAAAGGTCAACGTGAACGGCGGCGGCATCGCGCTGGGCCACCCGATCGGCGCGACCGGCGTGCGGCTGATGACGACTCTCCTGCACGAACTCGAGCGAACCGGCGGCCGCTACGGGCTGCAGGTGATGTGCGAGGGCGGGGGACAGGCGAACGTGACGATCCTGGAGCGGCTGTGA
- a CDS encoding SDR family oxidoreductase, with amino-acid sequence MSVKSEQPAPEYVPGHGLLADRVVVVTAAAGAGIGAAAARRCLEEGAKAVVIGDTHERRLASSAASLREEFGETRVVSVACDVTEEDQIAALLDAAEPFGGVEVMVNNAGLGGTASITEMTDEQWSLVLDVTLTGTFRCIRAASRRMIARGTKGVIVNNASVIGWRAQEGQAHYAAAKAGVMALTRSAAMDLAPAGIRVNAVSPSLAMHPFLEKVTTASLLTELKGREAFGRAAEPWEVANVMVFLASAYSSYLTGEVVSVSSQHP; translated from the coding sequence GTGAGCGTCAAATCGGAACAGCCCGCCCCCGAGTACGTGCCGGGGCACGGGCTGCTCGCCGATCGGGTGGTCGTCGTGACCGCTGCGGCGGGCGCGGGCATCGGTGCGGCGGCCGCCCGGCGCTGCCTGGAGGAGGGTGCGAAGGCGGTCGTCATCGGCGATACGCACGAACGACGGCTGGCATCGTCAGCTGCGTCGTTGCGCGAGGAGTTCGGCGAGACCCGAGTCGTGTCAGTGGCCTGCGACGTCACCGAAGAAGACCAGATCGCGGCATTGCTGGACGCGGCCGAGCCGTTCGGCGGGGTCGAGGTCATGGTGAACAACGCCGGTCTCGGCGGCACCGCGTCGATCACCGAGATGACCGACGAGCAATGGTCGCTGGTACTGGACGTGACCCTGACCGGCACGTTCCGCTGCATCCGCGCGGCCTCGCGGCGGATGATCGCGCGCGGCACGAAAGGCGTGATCGTCAACAACGCTTCGGTGATCGGCTGGCGGGCACAGGAAGGCCAGGCGCACTACGCCGCTGCCAAGGCGGGCGTGATGGCGCTGACCCGTTCAGCGGCGATGGACCTGGCTCCGGCCGGGATCCGGGTCAACGCGGTGTCGCCGAGTCTCGCGATGCATCCGTTCCTGGAGAAGGTGACCACCGCCTCGCTGCTCACCGAGTTGAAGGGCCGCGAAGCGTTCGGCCGCGCCGCCGAGCCGTGGGAGGTCGCCAACGTGATGGTGTTCCTCGCCAGCGCTTATTCGTCTTATCTCACCGGAGAAGTCGTCTCGGTGAGCAGCCAGCATCCGTGA
- a CDS encoding acyl-CoA dehydrogenase family protein: MDLRRTSEDEQFRAEVRAWLRDHLTGEFAALRGLGGSGREHEAPQERQAWNQHLAAHGWTCLGWPVEYGGRGLSLLQQVIFHEEYARADAPARVNHLGEELLGPTLIAHGTHEQRKRFLPGIVGVTELWCQGYSEPGAGSDLASVRTRGRVSEGEWVIDGQKIWTSLAQHAQWCFAVVRTEPGSRRHAGLSYLLIPMDQPGVEVRPIRQLTGTSEFNEVFFDGARTEESLVVGAPGDGWRIAMATLGFERGVSTIGQQVGFARELAGVVATAKANGRYDDPVLRDRLAQAEVGLEVLRVHALRTLSAYEAGSQGPEASVSKLLWARWHRELGELAMQVRGPSALTVGSPYRLDAQQTLFLFSRADTIYGGSDEIQRTIIAERVLGLPKEPRP, from the coding sequence GTGGATCTTCGTCGCACCTCCGAGGACGAGCAGTTCCGCGCCGAGGTGCGGGCTTGGCTGCGCGACCACCTCACCGGCGAGTTCGCCGCGCTGCGCGGGCTCGGCGGATCGGGCCGGGAGCACGAGGCGCCGCAGGAGCGGCAGGCGTGGAACCAGCACCTGGCCGCGCACGGCTGGACCTGCCTCGGCTGGCCGGTCGAATACGGCGGCCGCGGGCTGAGCCTGCTGCAGCAGGTGATCTTCCACGAGGAGTACGCGCGGGCGGACGCTCCGGCGCGGGTCAATCACCTCGGCGAGGAACTGCTCGGCCCGACCCTGATCGCTCACGGCACGCACGAGCAGCGGAAGCGCTTCCTGCCGGGGATCGTGGGTGTCACCGAGCTGTGGTGCCAGGGCTACTCGGAACCCGGGGCCGGCTCGGACCTGGCCAGCGTGCGCACGCGCGGACGGGTGAGCGAAGGCGAGTGGGTGATCGACGGGCAGAAGATCTGGACGTCGCTGGCCCAGCACGCGCAATGGTGTTTCGCCGTGGTGCGCACCGAACCCGGTTCGCGACGGCACGCCGGTCTGTCGTACCTGCTGATCCCGATGGACCAGCCGGGCGTCGAGGTGCGGCCGATCCGGCAGCTGACCGGCACCAGCGAGTTCAACGAGGTCTTCTTCGACGGTGCGCGCACCGAGGAATCGCTGGTCGTGGGCGCCCCCGGGGACGGCTGGCGGATCGCGATGGCCACTCTCGGCTTCGAACGCGGGGTGTCGACGATCGGCCAGCAGGTCGGGTTCGCGCGGGAACTGGCCGGCGTTGTCGCCACCGCGAAAGCCAACGGCCGCTACGACGACCCGGTGCTGCGGGACCGGCTGGCCCAGGCGGAAGTCGGCCTGGAAGTGCTGCGGGTGCACGCGTTGCGGACGCTGAGCGCGTACGAGGCGGGCTCGCAGGGGCCGGAAGCCTCGGTCTCCAAACTGCTGTGGGCGCGGTGGCACCGCGAGCTGGGCGAGCTGGCGATGCAGGTGCGCGGGCCCAGCGCGCTGACCGTCGGCAGCCCTTACCGCCTGGACGCCCAGCAGACGCTTTTCCTCTTCAGCCGTGCCGACACGATCTACGGCGGGTCGGACGAGATCCAGCGCACCATCATCGCCGAGCGGGTGCTCGGCCTGCCGAAGGAGCCGCGACCGTGA
- a CDS encoding enoyl-CoA hydratase: MSGDSTDEPVVTYEVRGPVAVVTLNRPHYRNAQNSKMTYALDAAFAQAVNDPAVKAIVLAGNGKHFCAGHDIGTPGRDVDQTFERKAVLWWDHTDRAGVDARFARESEVYLGMCRRWREIPKPMIAMVQGACIAGGLMLAWSCDFIVASDDAFFSDPVVRMGIPGVEYFAHPWVMNPRAAREFLFTGDRFGADRAHALGMVNHVVPRAELEEATFAIAGRIAQMPQLGLALTKKAVNQAEDLMGMRSGMDSVFGLHHAAHAHNAELDADSLAGLDARSMAKANKEAAGES; this comes from the coding sequence GTGAGCGGAGACAGCACGGACGAACCGGTCGTGACGTACGAGGTGCGCGGTCCGGTCGCGGTCGTCACGCTGAACCGGCCGCACTACCGCAACGCCCAGAACTCGAAGATGACCTACGCGCTCGACGCGGCCTTCGCGCAGGCGGTCAACGACCCGGCGGTCAAGGCGATCGTGCTGGCGGGCAACGGGAAGCATTTCTGCGCCGGACACGACATCGGCACGCCGGGCCGGGACGTCGACCAGACCTTCGAGCGCAAAGCGGTCCTCTGGTGGGACCACACCGACCGGGCCGGCGTCGATGCGCGGTTCGCCCGCGAGTCCGAGGTCTACCTCGGGATGTGCCGGCGGTGGCGGGAGATCCCGAAGCCGATGATCGCGATGGTGCAGGGCGCGTGCATCGCGGGCGGGCTGATGCTGGCTTGGTCCTGCGATTTCATCGTCGCCTCGGACGACGCGTTCTTCTCCGACCCGGTGGTGCGGATGGGCATTCCGGGTGTCGAGTACTTCGCGCACCCGTGGGTGATGAACCCTCGGGCGGCCAGGGAATTCCTCTTCACCGGCGACCGGTTCGGCGCGGACCGCGCACACGCGCTCGGCATGGTCAACCACGTCGTACCGCGCGCCGAGCTCGAAGAGGCGACGTTCGCGATCGCCGGGCGGATCGCGCAGATGCCGCAGCTGGGCCTCGCGCTGACCAAGAAAGCCGTCAACCAGGCCGAGGACCTGATGGGCATGCGGTCCGGAATGGACTCGGTGTTCGGCCTGCACCACGCCGCGCACGCGCACAACGCCGAGCTGGACGCCGATTCGCTGGCCGGTCTGGACGCGCGATCGATGGCGAAGGCCAACAAAGAAGCCGCGGGCGAGTCGTGA